In the genome of bacterium, one region contains:
- the argS gene encoding arginine--tRNA ligase, whose product MENAGGFINFTLSEEYLTANLKTILQTKDDFGKSEIGANQKVLVEYFQPNMAKPLHLGHLRTAIIGDSLFKLLKFTGFNVESDTHLGDWGTQFGLLLLAYKKWGDLSVIEKDPITELNKLYVKINSEIEANPELREEGKQEFVKLEQGDEEVKKIWQQFRDWSWQEYSIIYDDLGVRKSDNDWPESFFADKMQDVLDRLKTAGLLQESQGAQIVDLEDHKLGVAVLVKSDSGTTYLLRDLATYIYRKQQGFEKQIYVVDNRQSHTLNQTFKILELLGVIESPSEAIHIAYGFLSLPEGAMSTRKGTIIGANELIQKAQEQALAIIEEKNPGLEDKASAAKVVMQGAIKYFDLSHNYKSDIVFTWDKALSFEGNTGPYLQYTHARINGILRKAGIRDSQEFEIKNISVEDSAVLRKLNQFPEVVEMTAQNYTPNLLCNYLFELSQDFNTFYEASPILKEEDKNIQSFRLHLIMATAQVLKNGLGLLGIQAPEQM is encoded by the coding sequence ATAGAGAATGCTGGGGGATTTATAAACTTCACTCTCAGCGAAGAATACTTAACTGCAAACTTAAAAACCATTCTGCAAACCAAAGATGATTTTGGAAAATCGGAAATTGGCGCCAACCAAAAGGTTTTGGTGGAATATTTTCAGCCGAATATGGCTAAGCCTCTTCACTTAGGACATTTGCGAACGGCGATTATCGGCGACTCGCTGTTTAAGCTTCTAAAGTTTACCGGCTTTAACGTGGAATCCGATACGCACTTAGGTGATTGGGGGACTCAATTCGGTTTGTTGCTTCTAGCTTACAAGAAGTGGGGAGACCTGTCTGTAATTGAAAAAGACCCGATTACCGAACTTAATAAACTATACGTAAAAATTAATTCCGAAATTGAAGCTAATCCGGAATTGCGCGAAGAAGGCAAGCAGGAGTTTGTAAAGTTAGAGCAGGGTGATGAAGAGGTTAAAAAGATCTGGCAGCAATTCCGCGACTGGAGTTGGCAAGAATACAGCATTATTTATGATGACCTGGGCGTGCGTAAAAGCGACAATGACTGGCCGGAGAGCTTTTTTGCCGACAAAATGCAGGATGTCTTAGACCGCTTAAAGACCGCAGGGTTATTGCAAGAATCCCAAGGCGCTCAGATTGTCGATTTAGAGGATCATAAATTGGGTGTGGCTGTGCTCGTAAAATCGGACAGCGGCACTACTTATTTGCTGCGCGATTTGGCTACTTATATATATAGAAAGCAGCAAGGCTTTGAGAAGCAAATTTACGTAGTTGATAACCGCCAGAGCCATACGCTCAACCAGACTTTTAAAATCCTCGAACTATTGGGGGTTATAGAAAGCCCGAGCGAAGCTATTCATATTGCCTACGGTTTCCTCAGCTTGCCGGAAGGCGCGATGAGTACCCGCAAGGGAACCATCATCGGCGCTAACGAACTTATTCAAAAAGCTCAGGAGCAAGCCTTGGCAATTATCGAAGAGAAGAATCCAGGACTGGAAGATAAGGCATCTGCAGCCAAGGTAGTTATGCAAGGGGCAATAAAGTATTTTGATCTTTCCCATAATTATAAGAGCGATATCGTATTCACTTGGGATAAAGCCCTCAGTTTTGAAGGCAATACTGGACCTTATTTGCAATACACCCATGCGCGCATTAATGGGATTTTGCGCAAAGCAGGCATTAGAGATTCCCAGGAGTTTGAAATTAAAAATATATCTGTAGAAGATTCTGCGGTTTTGCGCAAACTTAATCAGTTCCCAGAAGTAGTCGAAATGACAGCGCAAAATTATACTCCTAACTTATTGTGCAACTATCTCTTCGAGCTCTCTCAAGACTTCAATACCTTTTATGAAGCTTCTCCAATCTTGAAGGAAGAAGATAAGAATATTCAGAGCTTCAGACTGCACTTAATAATGGCAACCGCTCAAGTATTAAAAAACGGACTAGGCTTGCTTGGTATTCAGGCGCCGGAACAAATGTAA
- the smpB gene encoding SsrA-binding protein SmpB yields MKSLAVNKRARFDYDIKDTFDAGLVLEGREVKSAKTGNVSLTGSYLKVNAKGATLVGAHIGAYKYAPVEDYDPTQERQVLLNKKELNQLLGKDKGSIIVPLEIYIGPRNLIKLKIGVGFGRKKQDKREYIKTRDAKREANSNTDR; encoded by the coding sequence ATGAAATCCTTAGCAGTCAACAAACGGGCTCGTTTCGACTACGACATCAAAGACACCTTTGATGCCGGTTTAGTATTGGAAGGACGAGAAGTTAAGTCTGCTAAAACAGGCAATGTTTCTCTTACGGGCAGCTATTTAAAAGTTAATGCCAAAGGAGCTACTTTAGTCGGCGCTCATATCGGTGCTTATAAATACGCACCTGTAGAAGACTATGACCCCACGCAAGAGCGCCAAGTATTACTGAACAAAAAAGAACTCAACCAGTTACTTGGAAAAGATAAAGGCAGTATTATTGTTCCTTTAGAAATTTATATCGGACCACGCAATTTAATTAAACTCAAAATCGGCGTTGGGTTTGGACGCAAGAAACAAGATAAAAGAGAATATATTAAAACTCGTGATGCTAAGCGCGAAGCCAACAGCAACACTGATCGTTAG
- a CDS encoding phospholipase D family protein produces the protein MKLKFNRDIIYITIIVALVAGLAQLYFSLNFQPAWEDHRAREVKVYYSKEVAANELLIDQILNAKKYVHFSIYTFTMPDIKDALIAAKYRGLEVKGIIDKEQTDKIDAQKAIVKELRAAGIPIGFQDHSAIMHLKVLVTDQSYVSGSYNWTASATDKNDEVIEVSRDPELRIQYQKLLNKMFALYPPQL, from the coding sequence ATGAAACTCAAGTTCAATCGAGACATTATTTATATAACCATTATCGTAGCGTTAGTGGCGGGGCTGGCTCAGCTCTATTTTTCCTTAAACTTCCAGCCGGCGTGGGAAGATCATAGAGCCCGAGAAGTTAAGGTTTACTACAGCAAAGAAGTTGCCGCTAATGAACTTCTCATCGACCAAATCCTGAACGCCAAAAAGTACGTACACTTCAGCATCTACACATTTACCATGCCCGACATCAAAGACGCTCTCATCGCCGCAAAGTACCGGGGCCTGGAAGTGAAAGGAATTATCGACAAGGAACAGACTGATAAAATCGATGCGCAGAAAGCCATCGTCAAAGAGCTGCGGGCTGCAGGAATTCCTATTGGTTTTCAGGATCACAGCGCAATCATGCACTTGAAAGTTCTAGTAACAGACCAGTCGTATGTTTCTGGTTCATATAACTGGACAGCCAGTGCGACGGACAAGAACGACGAAGTTATAGAAGTGAGCCGCGACCCAGAGCTGCGCATCCAATACCAAAAATTGTTAAATAAAATGTTTGCGCTTTATCCCCCGCAGCTGTAA
- a CDS encoding NYN domain-containing protein codes for MKKEVNIIDAAIIDIACKNPDISEIDGVRFWNIPEPEQLILEQLGNSSDIQQIRERIKKLKTGRLILTKSTGNGKKYKRLSINEQFFVRINGYAPAVQASKPEVKVDSPSELPASVPTVPVQPSVLVPRPNIRGKSKLIYVAVDFENILYSERQYETRVSFYRLKEYIRTFGAIRQAQIFFPLHYLDRNKSREVTYLTSTRGGGWQVVICGQSTKDKDQVDFHIAQSVRDQCYHDPDLDIWIISQDSDFVSLVEQSKDRGLNNIKLLDPFTIPFLLGGEPRGTSQKMSRAFSMVSNEIDRIGEIPHDNESAAAKLIRYSAGFVLLNSNSDNYPHLDSLYNDLKLFLEKNCPGEFNSDPGIYKTIIKVFKDKGIVARVGKADDGKIIVNPSHPQLTKLAPPHFVGALSAISGNGHHEVAVA; via the coding sequence ATGAAAAAAGAAGTCAATATAATTGACGCTGCCATCATAGATATTGCCTGCAAAAATCCCGACATATCGGAAATCGATGGAGTCAGATTCTGGAATATTCCTGAACCTGAACAATTGATACTCGAGCAATTGGGAAATAGCAGCGATATCCAGCAAATCCGAGAACGGATAAAGAAGCTTAAGACAGGGAGGTTGATCCTGACAAAATCAACTGGCAACGGAAAAAAGTATAAGCGGTTAAGCATAAACGAACAGTTCTTTGTTCGTATTAACGGCTATGCTCCGGCAGTCCAGGCGAGCAAACCTGAAGTAAAGGTGGACTCGCCGTCAGAACTCCCGGCATCGGTTCCAACCGTTCCCGTACAGCCATCGGTCCTTGTTCCCCGTCCTAACATTCGAGGTAAGAGCAAACTTATCTACGTGGCCGTAGATTTTGAGAATATCCTCTACTCCGAACGTCAGTACGAGACAAGGGTTTCTTTTTACCGCCTTAAAGAATACATTCGAACTTTCGGAGCCATTCGGCAAGCGCAGATCTTTTTTCCGCTCCACTATTTGGACCGCAACAAAAGCCGCGAGGTTACATACCTCACAAGCACGCGCGGCGGCGGTTGGCAAGTAGTTATCTGCGGACAGTCCACTAAAGACAAGGATCAGGTCGATTTCCATATCGCCCAAAGCGTTAGGGATCAATGTTACCATGACCCGGATCTGGACATCTGGATAATTTCCCAAGATTCGGACTTCGTGTCTTTGGTGGAACAGTCTAAAGATCGCGGCTTGAATAATATCAAGCTTTTGGATCCATTCACTATTCCGTTCTTGCTCGGGGGAGAACCGCGGGGCACCTCCCAAAAAATGAGCCGCGCTTTTTCTATGGTCAGCAACGAGATTGACCGTATTGGAGAAATCCCCCATGACAACGAAAGTGCCGCAGCAAAACTCATCCGCTACTCGGCAGGGTTCGTACTGCTCAACTCTAACTCCGACAACTATCCTCATTTGGATTCTTTGTACAACGACCTTAAATTGTTCTTAGAGAAGAATTGTCCGGGCGAATTCAACTCCGACCCAGGCATCTATAAGACGATAATAAAGGTGTTTAAGGACAAGGGTATAGTTGCCCGAGTTGGCAAGGCAGATGATGGCAAAATCATTGTTAACCCGAGCCATCCTCAACTTACCAAGCTGGCACCGCCTCATTTTGTCGGCGCACTGTCAGCGATAAGCGGCAACGGCCACCACGAAGTTGCCGTGGCATAA
- a CDS encoding histidine phosphatase family protein: MKQLNLQGPIFLVRHAAYANGPNPGLSECGKEQSLRLAKKIKRSINEAGCEITIWSSSANRAVETAQIIRQEMQLAEMIVEEKLWSDNSHREDFEWLKQKLEGHKGGVLIIVSHFEYVRLFPAEIGFKCNSAGYAEGVKIENGNCVDF, encoded by the coding sequence ATGAAACAACTTAATTTACAAGGGCCTATCTTTTTAGTTAGGCACGCCGCTTACGCTAACGGCCCCAATCCGGGCTTATCGGAGTGTGGCAAAGAACAGTCTTTAAGGCTTGCTAAAAAGATAAAGAGGAGTATTAACGAAGCGGGTTGCGAGATCACGATCTGGTCCTCCTCCGCAAACCGCGCAGTAGAAACAGCCCAGATTATCAGGCAGGAAATGCAACTTGCCGAAATGATCGTGGAAGAAAAATTGTGGAGCGATAATTCTCACCGTGAGGATTTCGAATGGCTTAAGCAAAAACTTGAAGGCCACAAAGGCGGTGTTTTGATTATCGTGTCCCATTTTGAATACGTCAGGCTATTTCCCGCTGAGATCGGCTTCAAATGTAATAGTGCTGGCTATGCCGAGGGAGTTAAAATCGAAAA